In Mycolicibacterium phocaicum, one DNA window encodes the following:
- a CDS encoding acyl-CoA dehydrogenase family protein has protein sequence MSIWTTPERDALRKTVRAFAEREILPHVDEWERSGELPRSLHEAAGAAGLLGAQAPESVGGGGGDGADAVIVCEELHYAGVPGGVFASLFTCGISTPHMIASGDQRLIDTYVRPTLQGKMIGSLAITEPGGGSDVGHLTTRADRDGDDFIINGAKTYITSGVRADYVVTAVRTGGPGAAGVSLIVVDKDTPGFTVSRKLEKMGWRSSDTAELSYVDVRVPAANLVGPENSGFLQIAGAFVSERVGLAAQAYASAQRCLDLTVQWCRDRETFGRPLITRQSVQNTLAEMARRIDVARVYTHHLVERELAGETNLIAEVCFAKNTAVEAGEWVANAGVQLFGGMGYMAESEIERQYRDMRIIGIGGGTTEILTSLAAKTLGFQS, from the coding sequence GTGAGCATCTGGACCACGCCCGAACGTGACGCACTGCGAAAGACCGTGCGCGCGTTCGCCGAACGCGAGATCCTCCCCCACGTCGACGAATGGGAGCGCAGCGGCGAGCTGCCCCGTTCGCTGCACGAGGCAGCCGGTGCCGCCGGACTGTTGGGCGCCCAGGCGCCCGAGTCCGTTGGCGGCGGGGGCGGCGACGGCGCCGACGCCGTGATCGTCTGCGAGGAGCTGCATTACGCCGGCGTGCCCGGCGGCGTCTTCGCGTCGCTGTTCACCTGCGGCATCTCCACGCCGCACATGATCGCCTCCGGCGACCAGCGACTGATCGACACCTACGTGCGACCGACGTTGCAGGGCAAGATGATCGGCTCCCTGGCCATCACCGAACCCGGCGGCGGCTCGGACGTCGGGCACCTGACCACCCGCGCCGACCGCGACGGTGACGACTTCATCATCAACGGCGCCAAGACCTACATCACCTCGGGTGTGCGTGCCGACTATGTGGTGACAGCGGTGCGCACCGGAGGCCCTGGCGCAGCGGGTGTTTCGCTGATCGTGGTGGACAAGGACACGCCGGGCTTCACCGTCAGCCGCAAGCTGGAGAAGATGGGCTGGCGCTCGTCGGACACCGCCGAGCTGTCCTACGTCGACGTCCGTGTCCCGGCCGCCAACCTGGTCGGGCCCGAGAACTCCGGCTTCCTACAGATCGCCGGCGCCTTCGTCTCCGAGCGGGTCGGCCTTGCCGCGCAGGCGTATGCGAGCGCGCAGCGCTGCCTGGACCTGACCGTGCAGTGGTGCCGGGACCGGGAGACGTTCGGCCGGCCGCTCATCACGCGGCAGTCGGTGCAGAACACCCTCGCCGAGATGGCGCGGCGCATCGACGTCGCCCGGGTGTACACGCATCACCTGGTCGAGCGGGAGCTCGCCGGTGAGACGAACCTGATCGCCGAGGTCTGTTTCGCGAAGAACACGGCCGTCGAGGCCGGTGAGTGGGTGGCCAATGCGGGCGTCCAGTTGTTCGGCGGCATGGGCTACATGGCCGAGTCGGAAATCGAACGGCAGTACCGCGACATGCGCATCATCGGCATCGGCGGCGGCACCACCGAGATTCTCACCTCGCTGGCTGCCAAGACGTTGGGATTCCAGTCATGA
- a CDS encoding acyl-CoA carboxylase subunit beta encodes MTALKSRLDTAAAGYTEAAAAMTAKLTELDAEHAKALAGGGAKYVDRHHARGKLTARERIEQLVDPDSPFLELSPLAAWGSDFVVGASLVTGIGVVEGVECLIVANDPTVKGGTSNPWTLKKILRANQIARENRLPVISMVESGGADLPTQKEIFIPGGAMFRDLTRLSAEGIPTIALVFGNSTAGGAYIPGMSDHVVMIKERSKVFLAGPPLVKMATGEESDDESLGGAEMHSRTSGLGDYFAQDELDAIRIGRRIVARLNWRKQGPTPAPVVPPLYPEDELLGIVGADLRIPFDPRDVIARIVDGSDFDEFKPLYGSSLVTGWANLWGYPVGILANARGVLFSEESQKATQFIQLANRSDTPLLFLHNTTGYMVGKAYEEGGMIKHGSMMINAVSNSKVPHISLLIGASYGAGHYGMCGRAYDPRFLFAWPSAKSAVMGGAQLAGVLSIVSRAATEARGGQVDEAADAALRAAVEAQIDAESLPAFLSGRLYDDGIIDPRDTRTVLGMCLSAIANAPIEGTSNFGVFRM; translated from the coding sequence ATGACCGCCCTCAAATCTCGGCTCGACACCGCGGCGGCGGGCTACACCGAAGCAGCCGCGGCGATGACGGCCAAGCTCACCGAGCTGGATGCCGAACACGCCAAGGCGCTGGCCGGAGGCGGCGCGAAATACGTTGACCGCCACCATGCCCGCGGCAAGCTGACCGCGCGCGAGCGCATCGAGCAGCTCGTGGATCCGGACTCGCCGTTCCTGGAGCTCAGTCCGCTGGCTGCGTGGGGCAGCGACTTCGTCGTCGGTGCCAGCCTCGTCACCGGTATCGGTGTCGTCGAGGGCGTCGAGTGCCTGATCGTTGCCAACGATCCGACCGTCAAGGGCGGCACGAGCAATCCGTGGACGCTCAAGAAGATCCTGCGCGCCAACCAGATTGCCCGCGAGAACCGGCTGCCGGTGATCTCGATGGTCGAGTCGGGCGGCGCGGATCTGCCCACGCAGAAGGAAATCTTCATTCCCGGCGGCGCGATGTTCCGCGACCTCACCCGGCTGTCGGCGGAGGGCATCCCGACCATCGCGTTGGTGTTCGGCAACTCGACCGCCGGCGGCGCCTACATCCCCGGCATGTCCGACCACGTGGTGATGATCAAGGAACGCTCCAAGGTGTTCCTGGCCGGCCCGCCGCTGGTCAAGATGGCCACCGGCGAGGAATCCGACGACGAATCCCTCGGTGGCGCCGAAATGCACTCCCGCACCTCGGGTCTCGGCGACTACTTCGCGCAGGACGAGCTCGACGCCATCCGCATCGGCCGGCGCATCGTGGCCCGGCTGAACTGGCGCAAGCAGGGCCCGACGCCGGCGCCGGTGGTGCCGCCGCTGTATCCCGAAGACGAACTGCTGGGCATCGTCGGCGCCGATCTGCGCATCCCGTTCGATCCGCGCGACGTCATCGCCCGCATCGTCGACGGCTCGGACTTCGACGAGTTCAAGCCGCTGTACGGCTCGTCGCTGGTGACCGGCTGGGCCAACCTGTGGGGCTACCCGGTCGGCATCCTGGCCAACGCGCGCGGCGTGTTGTTCAGCGAGGAATCACAGAAGGCGACCCAGTTCATCCAGCTGGCCAACCGGTCCGACACGCCATTGCTGTTCCTGCACAACACGACCGGCTACATGGTCGGCAAGGCGTACGAGGAAGGCGGGATGATCAAGCACGGCTCGATGATGATCAACGCCGTCTCCAATTCGAAGGTGCCACACATCTCGCTGCTCATCGGCGCCTCCTACGGCGCCGGCCACTACGGCATGTGCGGCCGGGCCTACGACCCACGGTTCCTGTTCGCCTGGCCCAGCGCGAAATCCGCGGTGATGGGCGGCGCGCAGCTGGCCGGCGTGCTTTCCATCGTCAGCCGCGCGGCCACCGAAGCCCGCGGCGGCCAGGTCGACGAAGCCGCCGACGCGGCACTGCGTGCCGCCGTCGAAGCGCAGATCGACGCCGAGTCGCTGCCGGCGTTCCTGTCCGGACGGCTCTACGACGACGGCATAATCGACCCCCGCGACACCCGCACCGTGCTGGGAATGTGCTTGTCCGCCATTGCCAATGCGCCGATCGAGGGGACGTCGAACTTCGGCGTCTTCCGGATGTGA
- a CDS encoding ATP-binding protein: MITKVLVANRGEIARRVFATCRRLGIGTVAVYTDPDAAAPHVAEADDRVRLEGRTGYLDATQLIAAAKASGADAIHPGYGFLSENPDFAAAVQDAGLTWIGPPVAAVQAMGSKIEAKKLMSAAGVPVLTELDPDTVTADQLPVLIKASAGGGGRGMRVVRELSALPAEVAAAQREAQSAFGDPTVFCERYLASGHHIEVQVMADAHGTVWAVGERECSIQRRHQKVIEEAPSPLVERTPGMRAKLFEAARLAATAIGYTGAGTVEFMSDGGGDFFFLEMNTRLQVEHPVTEETTGLDLVELQLDVADSGVLAPEPPATYGHSIEARLYAEDPAKDWQPQAGTVHRFDVPGVRTEFSLLGRAGTRVDSGIVDGSVVSVFYDPMLAKVISFGPTRDRAAAILADALSRARIHGLRTNRDLLVNVLRHPAFRAGDTDTAFFDTHGLADLAAPADTDVTLSAVAAALADAAHNRATATVFAAAPSGWRNLASGYQSRTYSDAAGAEHQVRYRYARAGVELPDRDDVTVVTADPTRVVLSVNGVERSFDVARYGADVFVDSPAGAVHLVAQPRFPDPDAAVAQGSLLAPMPGLVVRVGAAIGDSVTAGQPLIWLEAMKMEHTIAAPDSGVLTELNVQPGQQVDVGAVLARVETPEGE, encoded by the coding sequence ATGATCACAAAAGTCCTTGTCGCCAACCGCGGCGAAATCGCCCGCCGGGTGTTCGCCACCTGCCGCCGGCTCGGCATCGGCACCGTCGCGGTGTACACCGACCCCGACGCCGCCGCCCCGCACGTCGCCGAGGCCGACGACCGGGTGCGGCTCGAGGGTCGCACCGGTTATCTCGACGCCACCCAGCTGATCGCCGCGGCCAAGGCGTCCGGCGCCGACGCCATTCACCCCGGCTACGGATTCCTCTCGGAGAACCCGGATTTCGCGGCGGCGGTGCAGGACGCCGGGCTGACGTGGATCGGCCCGCCGGTGGCCGCCGTGCAGGCCATGGGCTCCAAGATCGAGGCCAAGAAGCTGATGTCGGCGGCCGGCGTTCCGGTGCTGACCGAGCTGGACCCCGACACCGTCACCGCAGACCAACTGCCGGTACTGATCAAGGCGTCCGCCGGCGGCGGTGGTCGCGGCATGCGGGTGGTGCGCGAATTGTCCGCGCTACCGGCCGAAGTCGCGGCGGCGCAGCGCGAGGCCCAGTCCGCGTTCGGTGATCCGACGGTGTTCTGCGAGCGCTATCTCGCCAGCGGTCACCACATCGAGGTCCAGGTGATGGCCGATGCGCACGGCACGGTGTGGGCCGTCGGCGAACGCGAATGTTCCATCCAGCGCCGCCACCAGAAGGTCATCGAGGAAGCGCCGTCCCCGCTCGTGGAGCGGACGCCGGGCATGCGCGCCAAGCTGTTCGAGGCGGCCCGGCTGGCGGCCACCGCGATCGGGTACACCGGCGCCGGCACCGTCGAGTTCATGTCCGACGGAGGTGGCGACTTCTTCTTCCTGGAGATGAACACCCGCCTGCAGGTCGAGCACCCGGTCACCGAGGAGACCACCGGACTGGACCTTGTCGAACTGCAATTGGATGTGGCCGACAGCGGTGTGCTCGCGCCGGAACCGCCCGCGACGTACGGACATTCGATCGAGGCCCGGCTCTACGCCGAGGACCCGGCCAAGGACTGGCAGCCGCAGGCCGGGACGGTGCACCGATTCGACGTACCGGGTGTCCGGACCGAATTCAGCCTTCTGGGTCGCGCCGGAACGCGCGTCGACTCCGGCATCGTCGACGGCTCGGTGGTGTCGGTGTTCTACGACCCGATGCTGGCCAAGGTCATCTCGTTCGGACCGACACGCGACCGCGCCGCGGCGATCCTCGCCGATGCGCTGTCCCGCGCACGCATCCACGGCCTGCGCACCAACCGCGACCTGTTGGTGAACGTGTTGCGGCACCCCGCGTTCCGGGCCGGTGACACCGACACCGCGTTCTTCGACACGCACGGTCTGGCCGACCTGGCGGCACCGGCGGACACCGACGTCACGCTGTCCGCCGTCGCAGCGGCGCTGGCCGACGCCGCGCACAACCGCGCCACAGCAACGGTTTTCGCCGCCGCACCGAGTGGTTGGCGGAACCTCGCGTCGGGCTACCAGAGCCGTACGTACAGTGACGCGGCCGGCGCCGAACACCAGGTGCGGTACCGATACGCGCGCGCCGGCGTCGAGCTGCCCGACCGCGACGACGTCACCGTCGTGACCGCCGATCCCACTCGAGTGGTGTTGTCGGTCAACGGAGTTGAACGTTCGTTCGACGTCGCCCGATACGGTGCCGACGTTTTCGTCGACTCCCCCGCCGGTGCCGTCCACCTCGTGGCCCAGCCGCGATTCCCGGACCCGGACGCGGCGGTCGCGCAGGGCTCGCTGCTGGCGCCGATGCCCGGACTCGTGGTCCGGGTCGGTGCGGCCATCGGTGACTCGGTCACCGCCGGCCAGCCCCTGATCTGGCTGGAAGCCATGAAGATGGAACACACCATCGCCGCACCGGATTCCGGTGTGCTCACCGAACTCAACGTGCAACCCGGCCAACAGGTCGATGTCGGCGCTGTGCTGGCCCGGGTCGAAACCCCAGAAGGAGAATGA
- a CDS encoding acyl-CoA dehydrogenase family protein yields the protein MSFIESDERKALREAVVAMASKFGQDYFLEKARAGQHTDELWAEAGKHGFLGVNMPEEYGGGGAGMYELSLVMEEMAANGCPLLMMVVSSAINGTIISKYGTEDQKKRWVPGLADGSLTMAFAITEPDAGSNSHRITTTARRDGGDWILSGQKVFISGIDQADAVLVVGRTEDHKTGNLKPALFVVPTDAPGLSWTKIEMEIISPESQFQVFLDEVRLPADALVGSEDAAIAQLFAGLNPERIIGAAMAVGTGRLAIRTATEYVKTRQVWKVPIGSHQGISHPLAQIHIELELAKLMMQNAATLYDAGDDFGAAEAANMAKYAAGEASVRAVDQAVQSLGGNGLTKEYGIAAAVTASRLARIAPVSREMVLNFVAQTSLGLPRSY from the coding sequence ATGTCTTTCATCGAATCCGACGAGCGCAAGGCGCTCCGCGAGGCCGTCGTCGCGATGGCCTCGAAGTTCGGCCAGGACTACTTCCTGGAGAAGGCCCGCGCCGGCCAGCACACCGACGAATTGTGGGCCGAGGCAGGCAAGCACGGCTTCCTGGGCGTCAACATGCCCGAGGAGTATGGCGGTGGCGGTGCCGGCATGTACGAGCTGAGCCTGGTCATGGAAGAGATGGCCGCCAACGGCTGTCCGCTGCTGATGATGGTGGTCTCGTCGGCCATCAACGGCACCATCATCTCCAAGTACGGCACCGAAGATCAGAAGAAGCGCTGGGTGCCGGGTCTCGCGGACGGCTCGCTCACCATGGCCTTCGCGATCACCGAACCCGACGCCGGCTCCAACAGCCACCGCATCACCACGACGGCGCGCCGCGACGGCGGCGACTGGATCCTGTCCGGCCAGAAGGTCTTCATCTCGGGCATCGACCAGGCCGACGCCGTGCTGGTCGTCGGGCGCACCGAGGACCACAAGACCGGCAACCTCAAGCCGGCACTGTTCGTGGTCCCAACCGATGCACCGGGCCTGAGCTGGACCAAGATCGAGATGGAGATCATCAGCCCCGAGAGCCAGTTCCAGGTGTTCCTGGACGAGGTGCGGCTGCCCGCCGACGCGCTCGTCGGCTCCGAGGACGCCGCGATCGCGCAGCTGTTCGCGGGCCTGAACCCGGAGCGGATCATCGGTGCGGCCATGGCCGTCGGCACCGGTCGACTCGCGATCCGCACCGCGACCGAGTACGTCAAGACCCGTCAGGTCTGGAAGGTGCCGATCGGTTCGCACCAGGGCATCTCGCACCCGCTGGCTCAGATCCACATCGAGCTCGAGCTGGCCAAGCTGATGATGCAGAACGCCGCCACGCTGTACGACGCTGGTGACGACTTCGGTGCCGCCGAAGCCGCCAACATGGCCAAGTACGCCGCAGGCGAGGCCTCGGTCCGCGCGGTCGACCAGGCCGTGCAGTCGCTCGGCGGCAACGGCCTGACGAAGGAGTACGGCATCGCCGCCGCGGTCACGGCGTCGCGACTGGCGCGCATCGCTCCGGTCAGCCGTGAGATGGTGCTTAACTTCGTGGCGCAGACCTCGCTGGGTCTGCCGCGCTCGTACTGA
- a CDS encoding enoyl-CoA hydratase family protein has product MTALVHYSVENGVARLTLDSPHNRNAMSTALVDQLRQGLTDAADDPGVRVVVLGHTGGTFCAGADLSEAAGRDPGDLATARALEAAGLLRSILELPVPVIAAIDGHVRAGGMGLIGACDLVVAGTASTFALTEARIGVAPSIISLTLLPKMTARAAGRYFVTGEKFGAEEAERIGLVTVATDDVPATVAKLTDEITKGSPQGLAASKALTTASILADFDRDAEKLAKQSAQLFVSDEAREGMMAFLQKRQPNWNK; this is encoded by the coding sequence ATGACCGCACTGGTCCACTACTCCGTCGAAAACGGTGTCGCCCGGCTGACGCTGGACTCACCGCACAACCGCAATGCGATGTCGACCGCGCTGGTGGACCAGTTGCGGCAGGGCCTCACCGATGCTGCGGACGATCCGGGCGTGCGGGTCGTGGTGCTCGGCCACACCGGCGGCACGTTCTGCGCCGGGGCCGATCTGAGTGAAGCCGCGGGGCGCGACCCCGGCGACCTGGCCACCGCACGTGCGCTGGAGGCGGCCGGGCTGCTGCGGTCGATTCTGGAGCTACCCGTTCCCGTGATCGCCGCGATCGATGGTCACGTCCGCGCCGGCGGCATGGGGTTGATCGGTGCCTGCGACCTCGTGGTCGCGGGTACCGCCAGCACTTTCGCCCTCACCGAGGCCAGGATCGGCGTGGCGCCCTCGATCATCTCGCTGACACTGCTGCCGAAGATGACGGCCCGCGCGGCCGGTCGCTACTTCGTGACAGGCGAGAAGTTCGGCGCCGAGGAAGCCGAGCGCATCGGCCTGGTGACCGTCGCAACCGACGACGTGCCGGCGACCGTGGCGAAGCTGACAGACGAGATCACCAAGGGTTCACCGCAGGGTCTGGCCGCATCCAAGGCACTGACCACGGCGTCGATCCTGGCCGATTTCGACCGCGACGCCGAGAAGCTGGCCAAGCAGTCGGCGCAGCTGTTCGTCTCCGACGAGGCCCGGGAAGGCATGATGGCCTTCCTCCAGAAGCGGCAGCCGAACTGGAATAAGTGA
- a CDS encoding DUF1707 SHOCT-like domain-containing protein, whose protein sequence is MSTPGSRAQMRAADTDRIQVAHLLSDAAAQGRLPMSEYEDRLNRAYSAQTYAELSKLSADLPYITTAPWETGGECHPAPSTLLLAIMSGFERRGRWNVPQRLTSFSLFGGGVIDLRYADFTSPDVEIHSYSIFGGQTILLPPEVNVDVHGVGVMGAFDHLGQQGTPGAPRVTIRGFSLWGRVGIKSKKRKPPPAD, encoded by the coding sequence ATGAGCACCCCAGGTTCGCGCGCACAGATGCGCGCCGCCGATACCGACCGGATCCAGGTCGCTCACCTCCTCAGCGATGCGGCCGCGCAGGGCCGGCTGCCGATGTCCGAGTACGAAGACCGGCTGAACCGCGCTTATTCCGCGCAGACGTACGCCGAACTGTCGAAGCTGAGCGCCGACCTGCCGTACATCACCACCGCGCCGTGGGAAACGGGCGGCGAATGCCATCCCGCGCCCTCGACGCTGCTGCTGGCGATCATGAGCGGATTCGAGCGCCGGGGCCGCTGGAACGTGCCGCAGCGGCTGACGTCGTTCTCACTCTTCGGTGGCGGTGTCATCGATCTGCGCTACGCCGATTTCACCTCACCGGACGTCGAGATCCACTCCTACTCGATCTTCGGCGGGCAGACCATCCTGCTGCCGCCCGAGGTCAACGTCGACGTGCACGGCGTCGGTGTCATGGGCGCTTTCGACCACCTCGGTCAGCAGGGCACCCCCGGCGCCCCGCGCGTCACCATCCGCGGCTTCTCGCTGTGGGGCCGCGTCGGCATCAAGTCCAAGAAGCGCAAGCCCCCGCCCGCTGACTGA
- a CDS encoding vWA domain-containing protein encodes MANHLSRYSRYTGGPDPLAPPVDLREALEQIGQDVMEGASPRRALSELLRRGTQNMRGADRLAAEANRRRRELLSRNNLDGTLQEIKKLLDEAVLAERKELARALDDDARFGELQLESLSPSPAKAVQELSEYDWRSAEARQKYEQIKDLLGREMLDQRFAGMKDALQNATDEDRQAVNDMLDDLNNLLEKHANGEDTQQDFQDFMAKHGQFFPENPQNVDELLDSLAKRAAAAQRFRNSLSPDQRAELDALAQQAFGSPSLMNALDRLDANLQAARPGEDWTGERSFTGNNPLGMGEAAQAMEDIAELEQLAEQLSQSYAGAQMDDVDLDMLARQLGDEAAVDARALAELERTLMNQGFLDRGSDGQWRLSPKAMRQLGQAALRDVAQQLSGRHGERDTRRAGAAGELTGATRPWQFGDTEPWNVTRTLTNAVLRQAGTRDDGPLRITVDDVEISETETRTQAVVALLVDTSFSMVMENRWLPMKRTALALNHLVSTRFRSDALQIIAFGRHARTVSAAELTGLEGVYEQGTNLHHALLLAGRHLRRHPNAQPVVLVVTDGEPTAHLEQYRNGTETFFDYPPHPRTIAFTVRSFDEVARLGAQITIFRLGSDPGLARFIDQVARRVEGRVVVPELDGLGAAVVGDYLRSRRRRR; translated from the coding sequence ATGGCTAACCACCTCTCGCGGTATTCGCGCTACACCGGCGGGCCCGACCCGCTGGCGCCTCCCGTCGACCTGCGGGAGGCGCTGGAGCAGATCGGGCAGGACGTCATGGAGGGCGCGTCGCCCCGGCGCGCGCTGTCCGAGCTGCTGCGCCGGGGTACCCAGAACATGCGCGGCGCCGACCGGCTGGCCGCCGAGGCCAACCGGCGCCGTCGGGAGTTGCTGTCGCGCAACAACCTTGACGGCACCCTGCAGGAGATCAAGAAGCTGCTCGACGAGGCCGTGCTCGCCGAGCGCAAGGAACTGGCCCGCGCGCTCGACGATGACGCGCGGTTCGGTGAGCTGCAGCTGGAGTCGCTGTCACCGTCACCGGCCAAGGCCGTGCAGGAGCTCTCCGAATACGACTGGCGCTCAGCGGAAGCCCGGCAGAAGTACGAGCAGATCAAGGATCTGCTGGGCCGGGAGATGCTGGACCAGCGATTCGCCGGCATGAAGGACGCGCTGCAGAACGCCACCGATGAGGATCGTCAGGCCGTCAACGACATGCTCGACGACCTGAACAACCTGCTGGAGAAGCACGCCAACGGCGAAGACACCCAACAGGATTTCCAGGATTTCATGGCCAAGCACGGCCAGTTCTTCCCGGAGAACCCCCAGAACGTCGACGAGCTGCTGGACTCCCTGGCCAAGCGTGCCGCCGCCGCGCAGCGGTTCCGCAACAGCCTGTCGCCCGATCAACGCGCCGAGCTGGATGCGTTGGCGCAGCAGGCATTCGGATCGCCGTCGTTGATGAACGCGCTCGATCGGCTCGATGCCAACCTGCAGGCCGCCCGCCCGGGGGAGGACTGGACCGGCGAGCGGAGTTTCACCGGAAACAACCCGCTCGGGATGGGCGAGGCCGCGCAGGCGATGGAAGACATCGCGGAGTTGGAACAACTGGCGGAACAGCTCTCGCAGAGCTACGCCGGTGCCCAGATGGACGACGTCGATCTGGACATGCTGGCCCGGCAACTGGGCGACGAGGCCGCCGTCGACGCTCGTGCCCTGGCGGAACTGGAACGCACCCTGATGAACCAGGGCTTCCTGGACCGCGGTTCCGACGGACAGTGGCGGTTGTCGCCGAAGGCCATGCGCCAGCTGGGACAGGCGGCGCTCCGCGATGTGGCACAACAGCTTTCCGGGCGCCATGGCGAGCGGGACACCCGTCGCGCCGGTGCCGCCGGCGAACTGACCGGCGCCACCCGGCCGTGGCAGTTCGGCGACACCGAGCCCTGGAACGTCACCCGTACCTTGACCAACGCGGTACTGCGGCAGGCGGGTACCCGCGACGACGGGCCGCTGCGGATCACCGTCGACGACGTCGAGATCTCGGAAACCGAGACCCGCACCCAGGCCGTGGTCGCGCTGTTGGTGGACACCTCGTTCTCGATGGTCATGGAGAACCGGTGGCTGCCGATGAAGCGCACCGCGCTGGCGCTCAATCACCTGGTGAGTACCAGGTTCCGGTCAGATGCGTTGCAGATCATCGCTTTTGGCCGGCATGCCCGCACGGTCTCGGCGGCCGAGCTCACCGGCCTGGAAGGCGTGTACGAGCAGGGCACCAACCTGCACCACGCGCTGTTGCTCGCCGGCCGGCACCTGCGGCGTCATCCCAACGCGCAGCCAGTGGTCCTCGTCGTCACCGACGGTGAGCCGACGGCCCATCTCGAGCAATACCGCAACGGGACCGAGACGTTCTTCGACTACCCGCCGCACCCGCGCACCATCGCCTTCACGGTGCGCAGCTTCGACGAGGTGGCCCGGCTGGGCGCGCAGATCACGATCTTCCGGTTGGGCAGCGATCCCGGCCTGGCGCGGTTCATCGACCAGGTGGCCCGGCGCGTCGAAGGCCGCGTCGTGGTGCCCGAGCTCGACGGGCTGGGTGCCGCGGTGGTCGGTGACTACCTGCGCTCGCGGCGTCGTCGGCGCTGA
- a CDS encoding sigma 54-interacting transcriptional regulator gives MTSPNDLPADLPRTVGELKASGHRERGIKTEIRENLLAALADGDDVWPGIFGFEDTVLPQLERALIAGHDIVLLGERGQGKTRLLRGLVGLLDEWTPVIAGSELGEHPYSPITPESIRRAADSGDDLPITWQHRSERYFEKLATPDTSVADLVGDIDPIKVAEGRSLGDPETIAYGLIPRAHRGIVAINELPDLAERIQVAMLNVMEERDIQVRGYTLRLPLDVLVVASANPEDYTNRGRIITPLKDRFGAEIRTHYPLELDAEVGVIKQEAHLAAEVPEYLLQILARFARYLRESQSIDQRSGVSARFAIAAAETVGAAAQHRSAILGEQDPVARVVDLQTIIGVLRGKLEFESGEEGREQAVLEHLLRRATADTAQRLLGGIDVGSLVVAVEGDSPVTTGERVSAKDVLAALPDLPVIDAIADRLGAQSDGERAAAVELALEALYLAKRIDKTSDDGETVYG, from the coding sequence GTGACATCACCTAACGACCTTCCGGCCGACCTGCCCAGGACCGTCGGCGAACTCAAGGCCTCGGGCCACCGCGAGCGGGGCATCAAGACCGAGATCCGCGAGAACCTGCTGGCAGCACTGGCTGACGGCGACGACGTCTGGCCCGGCATCTTCGGCTTCGAGGACACCGTCCTGCCGCAGCTGGAGCGCGCGCTGATCGCCGGGCACGACATCGTGCTGCTCGGCGAACGCGGCCAGGGCAAGACCCGCCTGCTGCGCGGCCTGGTCGGTCTGCTGGACGAGTGGACGCCCGTCATCGCGGGCTCGGAGCTGGGCGAGCACCCCTACTCGCCGATCACGCCCGAGTCGATCCGCCGGGCCGCGGACTCCGGCGACGACCTGCCGATCACCTGGCAACACCGCAGCGAGCGTTACTTCGAGAAGCTGGCGACGCCCGACACCAGCGTCGCCGACCTCGTCGGCGACATCGACCCCATCAAGGTGGCCGAGGGACGCAGCCTGGGTGACCCGGAGACCATCGCCTACGGCCTCATCCCGCGGGCGCATCGCGGCATCGTCGCGATCAACGAGCTGCCCGACCTCGCCGAGCGCATCCAGGTCGCCATGCTCAACGTGATGGAGGAGCGCGACATCCAGGTGCGTGGCTACACCCTGCGCCTGCCGCTGGACGTGCTCGTGGTGGCCAGCGCCAACCCCGAGGACTACACCAACCGCGGCCGCATCATCACGCCGCTGAAGGACCGCTTCGGCGCCGAGATCCGCACCCACTACCCGCTGGAGCTCGATGCGGAGGTCGGCGTCATCAAGCAGGAAGCGCACCTGGCCGCCGAGGTCCCGGAGTACCTGCTGCAGATCCTGGCCCGTTTCGCCCGGTACCTGCGTGAATCGCAGTCGATCGATCAGCGCTCCGGCGTCTCGGCCCGTTTCGCGATCGCCGCGGCCGAAACCGTCGGCGCCGCGGCCCAGCACCGCTCCGCGATTCTGGGTGAACAGGATCCGGTCGCTCGCGTGGTCGACCTGCAGACCATCATCGGTGTGCTGCGCGGCAAGCTGGAATTCGAGTCGGGTGAGGAAGGCCGCGAGCAGGCCGTCCTGGAGCACCTGCTGCGGCGGGCCACCGCGGACACCGCGCAACGGCTGCTCGGCGGCATCGACGTCGGTTCCCTGGTCGTTGCGGTGGAAGGAGATTCACCGGTCACGACGGGCGAGCGGGTGTCGGCCAAGGACGTGCTGGCCGCACTGCCGGATCTGCCGGTGATCGACGCGATCGCCGACCGGTTGGGCGCGCAGTCCGACGGCGAGCGGGCGGCGGCCGTCGAGCTGGCACTGGAAGCGCTGTATCTGGCCAAGCGCATCGACAAGACCTCCGACGACGGCGAAACGGTATATGGCTAA